In Blastococcus saxobsidens DD2, the genomic stretch GCGCCACCGTCAGCACGAGCAGCGCCCAGACCACCCGCCGTCGGAAGGCCTCGCGGAGGGTCAGCCCGGCAACGGTCAGCGCGATCACGTGTCCTCCTCGTTGACGCTCGGCAGCCACGTGCTCGGCGATGCTGCGTCCTTGCGTGACCTCGCCAGCCCGGTCACGGCGCCGGCTCCTCGTGACGCAGCACGGCGAGCAGCCGCTCCTCCAGGCTGATCCGCACCGGCTCGACGGCGTGCACCCGTACGCCGAGGGCGACCAGGTCACGCACCAGGTCCGGCACGGTGACGCCGTCGTCGTCCGACGAGAGCTGCACGGTGAACCAGTCGCCGCTGCGGGCCATCGACCCGGCCGCCCGCATGCGGTCCTCCGCCCGGGCGTCGGAGCCGGCCAGCCGCAGCCGCACCTCGCGCTGGCCGAGCAGCTCGGCCAGCGTGCCCGACGCCGCCACCCGGCCCTCGTCGAGGATCACCACCCGGTCGCAGACCCGCTCCACCTCGCCGATGAGGTGCGAGTTGAGCAGGACGGCGACGCCGCGGGACTTCAGCGAGAGCACGATGTCGCGGACGTCGACCCGGCCGATCGGGTCGAGTGCGCTGGTGGGCTCGTCCAGGACCACCAGCTCGGGGCGGGCGACGAGTGCGACGGCGAGCCCGAGGCGCTGCTGCATGCCCTTGGAGAACCCGCCGACCCGGTCGCCCGCCCGCGCGGCGAGCCCGACCAGGGCCAGGCACTCCCGCCGCTCGGCGGGTGCCACCTCGGCACCGGCCAGCTTCACGTGCAGGTCCAGCACCTCGGCCGCGGTCAGCCAGGGCTGGTAGCGGAACAGCTCGGGCAGGTAGCCGACGGCGGCGCGGGACCGCGGGTCCGAGGACCGTCGCCCGAGCAGCAGCACCTCGCCGGCGTCGGGCCGCACGAGGCCCAGCAGCATCTTGATGACGCTGGTCTTGCCGGCGCCGTTGGGGCCCAGCAGGCCGAGCACCTCGCCGCGCGCCACGGTGAAGGAGACGTCGTCGACGGCGGTCCGGCGTCCGTACCGCTTGCGCAGCCCGGAGCACCAGACCGCCGGGGACGGCGGCAGCCCGCCGAGCCCGTCGGCCGGGGCGTCGGAGGTCACCCCGCGGACGGTAGCGGCGTCAGCGGAGGTCACGGGCGACCGACAGGAGCTCGTCGGCGCTGAGCGACCCGGCGACGCCGGTCAGCACGCCGTCCTCGACCCAGACCACGCCGGCGAACAGCCCGTCGCGCGAGGTGAGCACGGTGGCCTCCGCGCCGTCGACGTCGGCCGTCGAGCTGGTGACCAGGTCCGCGGGCACGGGCAGCGGCAGCGTCGCGGCGTCGGTCGAGAGGTTCCGCAACTGGTCGGCGAGACCGTCGGGCAGGCCGGGGAGGGACAGCAGGTAGTCACGCACCGTCTCGAACGGCACGCCCTGCGAGTAGACCGTCGGCGCCCCGGCCCTGGCGACGACGAGCGTCGGCACACCGGTCGGCTGGGACCAGATCGCCGCGACGCCGGGACCCGCCTGCAGCCGGAGCTGGCTGCCGTCCAGGCCGGGCGGCGGGGGCGGCAGGACCTCGCCCTCGGTGCCGGCGGCCTGCGCGGCCTTGGCGGCGGAGAAGGTGAAGGTGGCGGTCACCCGGTCGGCGGCCAGGTAGGCCGGGTCGCCGGTCACGCCCTCGGGCAGCTCGCCGACCTGGGGGACGGCGAGTCCGGTCCGCTGCTGCGCCGTCGCGGCGTCGGCCACCTGCTCGGGCTCCGGCGCCTCGGTGAACTGCAGGTCGCCGTACGCGGACAGGTCCGGCACCTGGACGAGGTCGCCGGCGGTGACCTGCACCGGGTCGACCCGCTCGGCCTGGAAGATCGGCAGCCAGTCGTTGGCCGCCGCCACGCCGGCGCCGGTCAGCAGCACCACCGCGCCGGCCGCGGCGACCGCGGGACGCCGGATGGTCGTCCGCCAGCGGTTCCGCGCGGCGGGCGCCGGCCGGAACGCGGGGGCAGTCGCCGCCGGGGCGGCGGCCGTGGCCGAGAGGCGGGCCCAGGCCGCCTCCGTGTCGACGGTCCCGCCGCCGGACGGCGCGAGCGCGGCGCCGACGAGCCGGGCGTCGGCGCGGGCGGTGTCCAGCGCGCGCAGGCAGGTCGGGCAGGACGCCACGTGGGCGCGGTCGTCGTCGGTCACGCCGGCCGGCTCGTCGACCAGTCGGCGCAGCACGCCCTCACTCGGGTGACGCATGGCGGTTCAGCTCCTTGAGCAACACGGATTCGGCGCGGCGCACGGTGGTGCCCACGCTTCCTGGGGACAGATCGAGTGCGGCGGCGACCTCGGCGTAGCTCAGGCCGCTGTGCCGGAGCACCAGCGCGGCCGCCTGCTTGTGCGGCAGCCGGGCGAGCGCGGCCCGGACCGAGCTGCGCTCGTCCCGGGTGATGACCAGGTCGGCGACGTCGGGGACGACGGTCGGGCCGTCCCCGGCGAGCTCCTCCCGGGCGCTGCGACGGCGGCCCGAGCGGAGCAGGTTCAGCGCGGTGTGGGTCGCGGCGACGGTCAGCCAGCCGCCGGCCTCGTCGGCCGGCACCGAGGAGCGGCTGAAGGAGAGGAAGACCTCTTGGGCGACGTCCTCGGCCTGGTCGCGGGAGCCGAGCACGCGAGCGGCGACGGCGACGACCCGCGGGTAGTTGCCGCGGAAGACCTCCTCGAGGTCGGTCCGCGCGTCGACCCGCTGCTGTGACATGTCGACGCCCCGCTCAGTCCGGGCCGCGGCGGGGAAGGGCACTGCCGCGGTGGCCGATGGCCGTACGAGTTCCACACCAGGGAAGCACCGCCGTCGCCCCGGATGTGACAGCCGACGGCAGATTTCTTCGGCGGCCGGTCACGGCCGGGCGAGGGGGCGACCGGACTCGTCGACGTACCGGCCCCGGAGCCGCAGCAGCGGACGGGCGTCCGGGTTCACCACCGGCACGTCCTCCACGGTCAGGAACGCGAGCACGTGGCTCCCGGCCTCGACGAGTCGCTCCAGCCGGCAGTCCAGCGCGGCGAGCCCGGCCTCGAGCACGATCGCGCCGCTGCCGGCCGCCCGCGTCCACGGCACCGCCTCCAGCAGGTGCCGTGCGCTGGGCCGTCCGGCGGAGGAGAACCGGGACGCCACGATCGCGTGCTCGGTGGCCAGCACGGTCAGCGCGCACCGGCCCACCTCCTCCAGCACCTCGGCCGGATAGCCGCCGGCGGTCAGCCCCACGGCGACCAGCGGTGGCGACGCCGAGACGCTCATCACCGAGCTGACCGTCGTCCCGACGTCGTCGATGTCGTCCTGCACGGTGAGCAGGCACACCCCGGCGGCGTACTGGCCCAGGGCGGCGGCGTATTCGCGGGCGTCGACCGGCATGGCGGCCAGTCGACCACACCAGCAGGATGACCCAGTGGATCAGACT encodes the following:
- a CDS encoding flavin reductase family protein gives rise to the protein MPVDAREYAAALGQYAAGVCLLTVQDDIDDVGTTVSSVMSVSASPPLVAVGLTAGGYPAEVLEEVGRCALTVLATEHAIVASRFSSAGRPSARHLLEAVPWTRAAGSGAIVLEAGLAALDCRLERLVEAGSHVLAFLTVEDVPVVNPDARPLLRLRGRYVDESGRPLARP
- a CDS encoding sigma-70 family RNA polymerase sigma factor, which produces MSQQRVDARTDLEEVFRGNYPRVVAVAARVLGSRDQAEDVAQEVFLSFSRSSVPADEAGGWLTVAATHTALNLLRSGRRRSAREELAGDGPTVVPDVADLVITRDERSSVRAALARLPHKQAAALVLRHSGLSYAEVAAALDLSPGSVGTTVRRAESVLLKELNRHASPE
- a CDS encoding ABC transporter ATP-binding protein, which codes for MTSDAPADGLGGLPPSPAVWCSGLRKRYGRRTAVDDVSFTVARGEVLGLLGPNGAGKTSVIKMLLGLVRPDAGEVLLLGRRSSDPRSRAAVGYLPELFRYQPWLTAAEVLDLHVKLAGAEVAPAERRECLALVGLAARAGDRVGGFSKGMQQRLGLAVALVARPELVVLDEPTSALDPIGRVDVRDIVLSLKSRGVAVLLNSHLIGEVERVCDRVVILDEGRVAASGTLAELLGQREVRLRLAGSDARAEDRMRAAGSMARSGDWFTVQLSSDDDGVTVPDLVRDLVALGVRVHAVEPVRISLEERLLAVLRHEEPAP